TCCCCCATGGACTTGTACGATTCTCCTGCATACAGATAACCCTATGCCAAATCCGGATGTTCCTTCAGAAGTCTGTGGAAGTCTAACTCTATCCAGAAAAATTCTTTTTTGTTCGCTCAATGGAATTCCTGCACCTTTGTCACAAATTGTTATTTCTACCCATTGATTTGTCTTATGAATCATAGTGATTTTTATAGATCCAGAGTCTTCAGAAAATTTAATAGCATTTTCAATTAAATTTAAAAATACTTGCCTCATTCTTCTTTGATCTGCAAATACACTTGGCAGATCAGATGGAATATCAGTATCAATTTCAATATTTCTTAATCTCCAGAATTTTTCTAATTCGAGTATTACCTCAGCACTGATATTACCTAAATCAATTTTCTGAGGATTAAATAACGCTTCCCATTTAGTTGTTCCAACCTCTAAAAGATCCTGGGATAAGAGTTCAATCTCCTCAAGACGTCTTTTAATTACCTCTTGCAATTTTGAAATATCTATTTGTCCGAGTTTTTGACTTTGAACAGCCAAAGTTGCTGCAGTTAAAGGTGTTCTTAATTCATGCGCGACCATTCTTAATAATCTTTCCTGCGATTCTATTCTTTTTGTTAATGTCTCATTTTCTTGTCTTAAAACAAGAAGTTCGTCTTCCAATAGAAATTCTTTTTGAGTTGTTATTGAATCAATTTTTGATGGTTGCAAATTAATTCCAAGATTTTTTGTTGTGCCTTCCTGTGTCCACCTTGGCAACCATTTTTGTAACTGAGAGAAAATATTACTTCCAGCAAATATTTGCTTTGGAGCTGGGGAAACCTTTATAAGAGCGGGAATAGCAACTAATCTATGTAATTCAAGTAATTCTGGCTGCTCTGTTGGCTCAGAGATCTGAAGAGATATCTCAAATTCACAATCATCTGATTCTAAGTAAGCTATTAGGGACTTAATATCATTACTAGAAAGTTGATTTCTAGCTGCCACAAGTATTAGTTTTAACTCTTTTTTATCATTCAAATTAATTCCTCTGAAGTGTTGAAAAGCTGTTAATCCTTATAAACACCTTAAGATATTTTTTTTTATTTTACAGATAGGCTATTAAATAAATAGGACTTATTTATAAATGGTTGCTATTAATCCAAAAAAAAATTTAAATTTTGGTGGAAACCCACCTGAAATCAATTTAAATAGTAATTTAAAAAGATGGTTTTCAAGGAATATTGGATTGTGGAAATCTAATAGAACTTATTTTCTCGATGAAGCACAAAAAACTTATAATTTAATTATGAATATAAATATTCAAGCTCTCGAGAGTATATCCGAATGGGAGTCGCATTATAAATTCACTTGGTACCCAGAAAAAAAATATAAATTTTTTGACGAAAACCCCCAGTATAAAGAACGAGGAGAGATGCGTGCATTTTTAAAAGGCCATCAACTTAACAGGAAAAATTTTTATTTAAGTAATGATGAAGGTATTTCAAATATTAAGCAAGTAGACGAACATGAAATGATTTTTGAATCTTCTTACGAAGATTGGTATATTTTAGAACATACAAGACTTTTAGATGCTGATAATCATAGATTTAGGGTTATATATTCATGGAACAAAAATAAGCTAAAAATAGTTGAAAATCATCATGAAATTAAAATTATTAAATAAATTTTCTTTGCAGATTTAGTTTAAAAAAGAAAAAATGTTATCTTTAATAATATGAATTAACGATAAATCAATTATGGGTTTTAATATATTTAGAATTTTTGCAATCCCTATAATTATCTCATTTTTTTTTATTGATTTAAATAATGAATCTAATAATTTAAATGCAAATGTCAACAATATGCCTGCAAAAAAAAATGATTTAGATTTATATCATGGGATGGGTGTTTCCTTTCTATGTAATGCGACAAGAAAAGGATTTGATTTGGATTTCCCAAAAACATTAAACGTTGCCTCAGCAACTTTCGCTTCAGTGGTTTTACAAAAACATGGAGGAAAAATAATCGAAAAAAAGAAAGAACAAACAGTTGATATGAAACAATTACAATTTATTGCATCCCTTCAATTAGTTGACTCAGCTCTTCAAGTGTGTCCAGATAATGTTCCTGAAAAGATCAAGAAGCAATTTCAGATTGAATCTGAAAGACTAAAGAAATTACAAGGGTTGTAAAAAATTTCTTTTATCTAAACATAGAACTAACAGAACTTTCTTCGTGGATTCTCCAAATGGCTTCACCAAGCATATTTGCGACGGAGAGAACTTTTAACTGTGGAAAATTATCTTTATGAATAACTGGTATGCTGTTAGTCACAATAACTTGTTCGAAAAGATTCTTAGTACTTAATCTTTCACAAGAAGGAGGAGAAAATACAGCATGTGAGGCACATGCAAATATTCTATTAGCTCCTTCTTTTTTTAGTAAATTTGCTCCAGAACAAATTGTACCTCCAGTGTCTATCATATCGTCTATAAGAATAGCCGTTTTGCCTTTGACTTCACCAATAACGGTTAAACTTTCAGCGATATTATGCGTAGATCTTCTTTTATCTATGATAGCCAGCGGCGCATCCTTCATTAATTTTGCGAATGCTCTTGCTCTTGCCACCCCGCCTACATCAGGAGAAACTACAACTATTTCCTCTAAATCTAAAGTTTCTAGATAATCAATTAATACTGGTGAGCCGTAAATATGATCGCATGGTATATCAAAGTAGCCTTGTATTTGAGCCGAATGCAAGTCCATAGCAAGTACTCTATCAACTCCTGATTTCTCTAGTAAATTAGCAGTTAGTTTTGCAGTTATAGACTCTCTTCCTGAGGTCTTCCTATCTGCCCTTGCATATCCAAAATAGGGAATTACAGCCGTTATTTGCCTTGCAGACGCTCTCTTGCATGCGTCAACCATTATCATAAGCTCCATTAAACTATCATTTACAGGAGCGCAAGTAGGTTGGATAAGGAATACATCACAACCCCTAATAGATTGCTGAATCTGAACATAAAGTTCTCCATCTGCAAATCTTTTAGATATTAAAGGTACATTTTTAATACCTAAGTATGATGCAATTTCTTCAGCTAATTTTGGATTTGTTGTCCCACTTACTAGCCTTAATCTACTATTAGTTAGATTAAAGTTGGATTCTTTACCCTGCATTGCCGTGATAAAGCTTGTCACGAAATTTGCACCATAAAACTATATTCTTATCGTAGTCGTTTATGTGTATTTCGCAAAAGATAATGAATAGATGTTTTCAATATTCACATCAATTAAACAAAAAACGGTTGATAAAAAATTAGAATTTATCTTTTAAGCCTTAAAAACCAGGCATGATATTTGTCAATTAAATAAAATTTGTATATTGTTGAACTTAGAGAATTAAAAACACGTTAAGTGTAAAGGTTCAAAATATATTTAAATATGCCTATAGAGTCAATTATTGAAAAAAAATCATTAGGCATACTTATGCATCCAACATGTATTCCGGGAGGAAAAGTATGTGGAACTTTTGGTAAAGGAGCTAAAGAGTGGATAAAAAAACTACATAAGCATGGAATTGAATACTGGCAATTTTTACCTCTTACTCCTACTGACTCTACTGGTTCTCCATATAGTTCACCATCTAGTTTTGCCCTAAACCCTTGGTTTTTGGATATTGATGATTTAATCGATAAAGGTTACATCTTCATTTCAAATAAAGAAAATCTAGGTACAACGAATCAGAACAAAGATTATTTTGATTTTGATATTGCAGATGATTTAACAAAGAAATTAGGTCACCTCCTTTTTCAAGGTTGGGCTTCACAATCTGAAGAAAGAAAAATTAATTTTAAGAAATGGCTCAGTAGGAATTCTTGGGTTGAAGATTATGCAACATTTGTTGTTATCAGAGAGGAGTTTAATATGCTGCCTTGGTGGGAATGGCCTCAAGAATTCAAAATAAAAAATAACAAATTCTTAAATTCGTGGATTAAGAGTAAAAGTGAAGAGATACTCATTAAAAAATTAATACAGTGGCATCTTGATGTGCAATGGAGCTCTATTAAAAGCTTTGCAAAATCAAGAAATATTAAGCTAATAGGAGATTTACCTTTTTATGTCTCTAGGGACAGCGCCGACGTATGGAGTAATAAATCATTATTTGCAATTTTTAAAAATGGAGATTTAATCTTTCAAAGTGGTGTTCCACCTGATTATTTCTCATCAACAGGACAACTATGGGGTACCCCAACTTACTTTTGGTCAAAACATAAGAGGACCAATTTCGACTGGTGGAGAAAAAGATTTCATAGGCAGTTTGAACTTGTAGACATACTGAGATTTGATCATTTCAGGGGTTTAGCAGGTTACTGGAGAGTTAATGGCAGTTCTAAATCAGCAATTGTTGGGAAATGGATAAATTCTCCAGGAAGAACACTATTAAATAAAGTAAAAAAGGATCTAGGGGCTGACTATCTACCAATTATTGCGGAAGATTTGGGAGTAATAACCCCAGATGTAGAGAAATTGAGGAAAAATTTTGAACTACCTGGCATGAAAATATTACAATTCGCTTTTGATGGCAATGAAGATAATCCTTATTTACCTAAGAATATTGAAGGTGAAAATTGGATTGTTTATACAGGGACTCATGACAACTCTACTTCTGTATCGTGGTGGGAAAATTTAGATTACGAATCAAAACAAAGAATAAAAGATGAGTATAATTTTTCAGAAAATCCTTCTTGGAAATTAATAGAAGTTGGCATGGGGACAAATGCTAATCTCTTCATCGCGCCAATACAAGATCTATTATCTCTAGACGATTCAAGTAGATTAAACAAACCTGGTACCATAAAAAATAACTGGAAATGGAAGTTAAATCGATCTTTAAAAGAAATTGAAGATAATATAAAAATTTTTAGTGAGCTGGGAAATAATTTTAGTAGAACTCGAAAGTGGAATTAATTATTGTTTAATTATTTGATTTTCAATATTTTGAATCTCTATAACATTCACATTCAAAATAAAGTATCTCTTTAATATAAATATAGTTAGGACTAATATAAAAAAATACAAAAGGCTTCCTTGCCATGTGTTTATAAAATCAAAGTTCCTGAACAGAAAATCCCTTCCTCCTTTCTTTAAAATTTTCCTTTCTCTAACTGCTAATTGTAATAATGTATTTTTTTTTAATAATAAGCATTGCTCCAATTTAATTAATATAGATCTTATAAAAGGATACTCTGGCCTAATATATTTATTATTATTTTCAATAGAACATATTACTCGTTCAGGAATTTTTGAAATGTATGACAATTCTTTTATTGTAAGGCTTTGTTGGATTCTTGCTTCTTTTACTAACTTTGCAATTTCTATATATTGATCAACCAATTCAGGACTAAAGTCTTTATTTTTTTCAGATTTTTTATTAAATAAAAAGAGATTTTTTAAAATATTCATTTAATCGTCCAAAAATAAATAATACTTTTACTTCAAATTTTTAAAATATTACATCCAATTCTAATCAAATTAAATATAAACTAAACTGCAGAAATAATATTTTGAACTGCACTTTTTGCAATATTCAGGGGGCTAAAAGTATCTCTAATTAAAACTAAGAGTTTTTTTGCATCATTAAATTCTAATTTTTCATCTTTTATAAGACTTAAAAGAAGATTCTTCCTAACTTCGGATCCTTTTTTACTGACAAATAATTTCAATCCAGCATTCGCAACTGGTATGAGATCTGAATTAATATTCTCCGAATCTCTAAATAAAATGTTTAATAAACTTTCAACTTTTTCTATTTGGATTTGACCTTTTTTATCAAAAATGACTTCTAAAAGTATGTCTAAAATCTCTTCAGAATTATCGGTCAGTAGTTTTTTTGCAATATATGGATAAGCTATTTTTAAAATTTTAAATTCAGGATCTAACTTTAGTGCTAAACCTTCTTGACTAACAACGGCTCTTATTATTAAGGCAAACCTACTGGGAACTCTGAAAGGATAGGAGTACATTAGTTTTGAGAATTTGTCAGTTACATTTTTAAGATTAAAATTACCAACCTCAGCGCCAAAAGATCCTCCTAGAACTTCTTTTAATGGTTCAACAAGTTTTTGAAGGTCTTGTTCTTTGGTTAAAAAACCTAATTTCTGGAAATCTTCTGCAAGAAGATAATATTCTTCATTTATTATGTGAACAATTGCCTTAATAAGAGTAATTCTATCTGAATTTGTAATAGTATCCATCATTCCGAAATCAACATAAGCTAAATTCCCACAATCTGCATTTCCTCCTTTGAGAGCAAACATATTTCCTGGATGTGGGTCTGCATGAAAATATCCAAACTCAAATAGTTGCTGCAGTCCACTGATGACACATGTTTTTATAAACGATGAAGGTATTAAGTTATTTTCCTCTAGTAAAACACGATCTTTTAACTTAACTCCATCAATCCAAGAAGTTGTGATTACCCTTTTAGATGAAAACTGTTTTTCTAATTTAGGAATAAAAATATTTGGGTTTTCTTTGAATAAATTTGCAAATTTCAAAGCATTTTCAGCCTCTTTTTGATAGTCAATTTCATCAAACAGTGCCTTACCGAATTCATCTATTATCTCTCCTATTCCAACACCAATATTTAATGGTAAGAGTGGGGATAAAAAAGATCCTAAAAACCTTAAGATTACAACATCCCTTCTTATAAGAAAGTATAAATTTGGCCGTTGTACTTTCACAGCTAGATAAGAATTATTTAATTTTGCTTTATAAACTTGTCCTAAGCTTGCTGAAGCAATAGGACTATCTGGAAACTCATCAAATAATTCATTAGCAGGGGATCCGAGTTCCTCTTCAATAATTTTTAAAGCAATCTTGTGATCAAATGCTGGGAGATTATCTTGTAAGTTTGTAAGTTCTGTAAGCCAATCTTGTCTGACAAGATCTGGTCTTGTTGAGAGCGCCTGGCCTAATTTAATAAAACAAGGGCCTAAATCCGTTATTACATCAAAAAGATATTTCGAGAGATTTTTTTGTACATTTTTATTTTTACTGTTACCTTGAAAAAGTATTCTTAAAAAAAGAAAAATAAAAGTTAAAAGGA
This window of the Prochlorococcus marinus XMU1410 genome carries:
- a CDS encoding histidine kinase, with translation MNDKKELKLILVAARNQLSSNDIKSLIAYLESDDCEFEISLQISEPTEQPELLELHRLVAIPALIKVSPAPKQIFAGSNIFSQLQKWLPRWTQEGTTKNLGINLQPSKIDSITTQKEFLLEDELLVLRQENETLTKRIESQERLLRMVAHELRTPLTAATLAVQSQKLGQIDISKLQEVIKRRLEEIELLSQDLLEVGTTKWEALFNPQKIDLGNISAEVILELEKFWRLRNIEIDTDIPSDLPSVFADQRRMRQVFLNLIENAIKFSEDSGSIKITMIHKTNQWVEITICDKGAGIPLSEQKRIFLDRVRLPQTSEGTSGFGIGLSVCRRIVQVHGGRIWVVSDIGIGSCFHFTVPVWQGQNKEQQYLTKG
- a CDS encoding Villin headpiece domain-containing protein, with product MGFNIFRIFAIPIIISFFFIDLNNESNNLNANVNNMPAKKNDLDLYHGMGVSFLCNATRKGFDLDFPKTLNVASATFASVVLQKHGGKIIEKKKEQTVDMKQLQFIASLQLVDSALQVCPDNVPEKIKKQFQIESERLKKLQGL
- a CDS encoding ribose-phosphate pyrophosphokinase, encoding MTSFITAMQGKESNFNLTNSRLRLVSGTTNPKLAEEIASYLGIKNVPLISKRFADGELYVQIQQSIRGCDVFLIQPTCAPVNDSLMELMIMVDACKRASARQITAVIPYFGYARADRKTSGRESITAKLTANLLEKSGVDRVLAMDLHSAQIQGYFDIPCDHIYGSPVLIDYLETLDLEEIVVVSPDVGGVARARAFAKLMKDAPLAIIDKRRSTHNIAESLTVIGEVKGKTAILIDDMIDTGGTICSGANLLKKEGANRIFACASHAVFSPPSCERLSTKNLFEQVIVTNSIPVIHKDNFPQLKVLSVANMLGEAIWRIHEESSVSSMFR
- the malQ gene encoding 4-alpha-glucanotransferase, with translation MPIESIIEKKSLGILMHPTCIPGGKVCGTFGKGAKEWIKKLHKHGIEYWQFLPLTPTDSTGSPYSSPSSFALNPWFLDIDDLIDKGYIFISNKENLGTTNQNKDYFDFDIADDLTKKLGHLLFQGWASQSEERKINFKKWLSRNSWVEDYATFVVIREEFNMLPWWEWPQEFKIKNNKFLNSWIKSKSEEILIKKLIQWHLDVQWSSIKSFAKSRNIKLIGDLPFYVSRDSADVWSNKSLFAIFKNGDLIFQSGVPPDYFSSTGQLWGTPTYFWSKHKRTNFDWWRKRFHRQFELVDILRFDHFRGLAGYWRVNGSSKSAIVGKWINSPGRTLLNKVKKDLGADYLPIIAEDLGVITPDVEKLRKNFELPGMKILQFAFDGNEDNPYLPKNIEGENWIVYTGTHDNSTSVSWWENLDYESKQRIKDEYNFSENPSWKLIEVGMGTNANLFIAPIQDLLSLDDSSRLNKPGTIKNNWKWKLNRSLKEIEDNIKIFSELGNNFSRTRKWN
- a CDS encoding helix-turn-helix domain-containing protein, whose product is MNILKNLFLFNKKSEKNKDFSPELVDQYIEIAKLVKEARIQQSLTIKELSYISKIPERVICSIENNNKYIRPEYPFIRSILIKLEQCLLLKKNTLLQLAVRERKILKKGGRDFLFRNFDFINTWQGSLLYFFILVLTIFILKRYFILNVNVIEIQNIENQIIKQ
- a CDS encoding ABC1 kinase family protein — translated: MKSSYSKYSAKDDLFWLILRPWIFIPRVLYILLTFIFLFLRILFQGNSKNKNVQKNLSKYLFDVITDLGPCFIKLGQALSTRPDLVRQDWLTELTNLQDNLPAFDHKIALKIIEEELGSPANELFDEFPDSPIASASLGQVYKAKLNNSYLAVKVQRPNLYFLIRRDVVILRFLGSFLSPLLPLNIGVGIGEIIDEFGKALFDEIDYQKEAENALKFANLFKENPNIFIPKLEKQFSSKRVITTSWIDGVKLKDRVLLEENNLIPSSFIKTCVISGLQQLFEFGYFHADPHPGNMFALKGGNADCGNLAYVDFGMMDTITNSDRITLIKAIVHIINEEYYLLAEDFQKLGFLTKEQDLQKLVEPLKEVLGGSFGAEVGNFNLKNVTDKFSKLMYSYPFRVPSRFALIIRAVVSQEGLALKLDPEFKILKIAYPYIAKKLLTDNSEEILDILLEVIFDKKGQIQIEKVESLLNILFRDSENINSDLIPVANAGLKLFVSKKGSEVRKNLLLSLIKDEKLEFNDAKKLLVLIRDTFSPLNIAKSAVQNIISAV